aagagacacttcaactccatccgtgatcaagtcaaggagggagacatagaaatttgcaaaactacatgcggatctgaatgtagcagacccatGGATTAAGCCTGTTCCATGAGCAAAACAAGATCAACACCAAGACttcatgggtgttagattcattacaatgtaatctagattattgactctagtgtaagtgggagactcaaggaaatatcccctagaggcaataataaagttgttattttatatttccttattcatgacaaaggtttattattcatgcaagaattgtattgatcggaaacctaaatacatgtgtgaatatataaacAAACACATTGTCCCTGGTGAGCCTCTACtttactagctcgttgatcaaagatggttaaggtttcctaaccatggacatgagttgtcatttgataacgggatcacatcattaggagaatgatgtgatggacaagacccatccgttagctcagcattatgatcgttcagttttattgctattgctttcttcatgtcaaatacatattccttcgactatgagattatgcaactctcggataccggaggaatgccttgtgtgaccgataaagatcttcgtagaatgtaggagccaatatgggcatccaggttctgctattggttattgaccacagaggtgtctcgatcatgtctacatagttcttgaacccgtagggtccacacgcttaacgttcgatacgatattgtattatatgagttatgtgattttgtGACCGATGTTGTTCAGTCTCCCGGATgggatcacggacatgacgaggagtctcaaaatggttgagaggtaaagattgatatataggatgatagtattcggacaccggaagtgttccggagggtaccgggtacatatcgtgTCACCGGAACGGGTTCCGGGCACCCCGGTAAAGATATGgtccttatgggccaagaggggaacacaccagccaccaggggctggtgcgccccccatatgggccgaaccaagggtagaaggaaagaggggaagagaaaggaaagggggaggctCCTCCCCCTTCCAAGGGGGAGGCTCCTCCCCCTTCCCTTTCtcccccctcctctttccttccccctccggcaTATATGGCAGGGGGGCACTGCCAAGGAGGAACCCAAGTAGGATTCAGTCCTACTTGAGGCGCCTCCTGGCCTcatccccctcccacctatatatatgtgggggcgcccctagcacacaccagacaattgcctagccgtgtgcggcgtcccCCTCCAACGTTTACACCAttggtcatattttcgtagtgcttaggcgaagccctgcgtggatcacttcaccatcaccgtcaccacaccgtcgtgctgacgaaactcatctaatatctcgacgtcttgctggatcaagaaggcgagggacgtcaccgagctgaacgtgtgcagaatgcggaggtgccgtgcgttcggtacttgatcggttgaagcgcgaagaagttcgactacatcaaccgcattgagaaacgcttccgcttacggtgtacgagggtacgtagacacactccccccctcattgctatgcatctccattgatagatcattgcgtgtgcgtatatttgtttttgtttttcatgCAACGATTTCCAACAATGACATGAAAAGCGGCATCATGACCGCAACTTTAGCGTAGTGGGGAGTTGGTCTAGCATGGGTGCCAGCAGTTCCCTGAGGAAGGTGTCGATGTCGTCGAAGAGGACAATGCTTGAGGTGGCCACTTGCGTGAAGGAGTTTGTGCGGTAGAGTAGTTGGCTGCTGGGGTGGTCGGGTCTGGACGAACGGGGTGAAAAGTGGGTGGATGGGGAATGGAGAAGGCTGGAACACGAGAGAAGGAGACGATGGTGCGAACCGAGCTAGGCTGACGATGGCCGCAAACCTTTGCACGACGACGCTCAAAAGAAGAATGAGAGAAAAGAGATGAGATGACAGGGGATGGGATACAGTCAAAGGTTgccaatttttttaatttttttaggGGAACCAAAGGTGGCCAAATGGGCCGGTCCGGGGTGCCGGCTTGAAATCTTGCGTGCCCGACTTGTGGCCCGCAGGGCCGTGCCCTGGGTCGTGAGGCTGGGCACGCATGCGGGCACGATATAGCCTgtttatttttttgtatgcattACAGTAAGCCTGATTATAAGCCCAAAACATCCCAATAGGGCAAATTCTACGCGGACCAGCGTGCCTAACGTGTTGTCGTGGCAACCCGTACAATAAGGGTCGTGGCAGCCCGTACAATAAGGGTCATGCCTTTTCTTTTTAGCGTATATGGGGGCTGTGCCTGGCCCCCAGGCACACATGCCGGGCGTTTCCTATTTGGCGCATATGCGCCCGCTTGCGAACGGGCGCCTGAAGCGCTCGCGCGCTGGGCCGGCCCAATAGCTTTTTTTCTTCTCTGTTTTAATCAGCAAAAAATTAGTGTTAGCTGTGATTCGAACCAGCGACCTCGCGCACGTAGTACCGCGGGTGTAACAAGCACGCCACCACGCGGGATTTCTTAAGAATGAACTTTTGCTTTCTTTTACCTTTTACctttttctgttttcctttttttcttttctgttttctgtttttcccttTTACTGTTTTTTCCATTTTCTTCTTCCGAGTTCGATGaatttttttttttcaaatcgatgaactttttcatatttgtgaactttttttcaaactTGATGAACTTTTATTCAAATCCGATGATTTTTTTAAATCTGATGAACTAGtttcaaaattgatgaaattTTATtcaaaatttgatgaacttttttcaaatttgatgaacttttttcaaaatctgatgaattttttttcaaaatttgatgaactttttttcaaatttgatgaactgtttaaaaaatcaatgaactttttttcaaatctgatgaactgttttcaaaatcaatgaactgtTTTGAAAATCACAAACTTTTTTTCAATTtcatgattttttctggaaaagtCATTGGTCAGTTGGTTTGTGGTCAAATGGTCAACGGTCAGCTAGTCCATCCAACCGAACGATCGAACTGGATGGACCGAGCGATGCAGGAAGGGACCGAGCGAGGGACGCAGTGTTCGCGTGTATTTGGGCCGGCCCACTCGAGGAGGCGCATGAGCGCCAGTTGGCCAACCTGGCGCTTAAGGCGCCGAAAAGGAAGTCACCACATGCCGGCCGAACATAACCTTGGCGTGCGTGCCTGGCCGTAGCCCAGGCTGTGCCGGGCCATGCCGAGCCGGCCCATCTGGCCAGGTTTGGATAGGGTCAATGCGAGCGCAGCGAGCAGCGAAGGCCCAACCTAGCGAATTGCGGACTGAAAAAAGAGAGCATCAGAAGCACTGAAACACATTCTTTGTCGCTACCAGGCTGAGCGTTTCTCCTTCCCAGCGCCCGCCGCCGTTGACGGCGCCGAGGCCTATGCTTAGCTCACCGGAGATAGGGCCACCGTCGGAGAACAAGCCGATGATTTCACCACCACCATTCCCTTCCGTACCACCTCCCCAAGAAACCCCCCAACCTACCACCGCAGATCCGCTGGAGCCAGCCCAATCTGATCACGCCGAGTCGACTCCACCGCCGCATCCAGGCGTCACCGCGACGTCTCCGGAAGCTTACGAATCTACGGTGTCGGCGCCGGCGCACGGAAAAAAGCGAGAGGCGGGCAGGCCGCCTTCGCTCTCCGCCTCACCTGCTCTCGAAGCCACCAAACTGGAGCAGCACGCTTCGCCTTTGCCGCCGCCAGCGGCCGAGGCTTTCCCCGAGGCAGCGACCACGGAGGCATCGCCTTCTCCCTCGCACCAAATCGTGGCGGCCTCGGTGGCGGAAACTCCATCGCCGCCAACCCCATCTAGTCCTCCAGCTTCGACCGCAGGCGCCCTGTCGGATGGGTCACTCGCTGATTCGGCCGCAATGGTGTCCGAGGAAGCCGGCCGGCTACCCGCTGCGCTCGAATCGATGGACGCCAACCTGCCCACTGCTCCTGCACCGCTGACGCTACCATTGAAGAGTGAACCAGAGGGGTTGTTGCCACAACAGCATCGGCGACCACCTTGGCCTACGGTGCTTCCAGGGTGTGAAAATTTCGAGCACTCACAGCCGCCTTCTCCTCGTCCTCCCCAGGTTGAAGCTGCACATGGCTTGCCAGATGCGGCCCAGACCAATGCAATTGCAGTGACCTCGGAAGAGCCTGGCGCGCCGTCAGCATGTAAGAGTGACTCTGAGGGGTCATTTGAAGTAGCAATGCATATACCACTTTCTTCCCCAACGGAGGCTGAACCCTGTTCGCCGGACGTGGCGCCTCCCGGGTTTGAGAAATTTAAATTTTCATGGCCGCCACTACCCCCTCCCAACCTGTCAGTCGAAACTGCACACTCATTGCTAAATCCGGCTGTGCCGGAGGGGGTGGCTAATCCAGTGCCTGTATTGGAGACTATGGACACAAAAGCAGTCGCTGCACTTAACCTGCCACTGCCATCATCGGAGAGTGGGGCAGAGGAGCCATTGTGGCAGCCACTGCTGAGATCACCTTCTACCATCACACAAGCTGAGCCCTGCTCACCAGATATGCCACCTCCTGGGTTTGAGAATTTCAAGTTGTCATGCATGCCACTATCCAATGAAAACACATATGCCTCGTCCGATGTGATCGCCACCAAGGCAGTGGCAGTGACACCTGAGGAGGCGGTGTTACCAGTGCCAACATTGGAGGCAATAGATGTCGAGACAGACAGTGCGTGCAACTTGCTGCCACCATTGGGGAGCAAGTTGGAAGGGTTATTGAAACAGCCATTATTGAGATCAACTACTCCAGTTGCAGAGTCTCCTCCTTGTTCACCGCAGATTGCACCGCCCGGGTTTGAGAGTTTTAGATCGTCATGGCAACCATTATCCACGCCTCCGTCTGGGACTGCATTTATCATGCCAGATGCTGCTGTGATGCCATTGCCCGTGACATTGGAGGAAGCAGCTGGATCACCACCTGCATTGGAGGCAATGGATGTGGACATGAATGCCATACATCCACTAACGGTACCTTTAGAGAGTGGAGTGGAAGGATCGCTGCAAGAGCCACAGCCAAGACCACCTTCTCCTATTTCGCAAGATGTGCCCAGTTCGCCAGATATGGCACCTCCAGGGTTTGAGAATTTTAAGTCATCACAGCTACTGCTACCATCTCCAGTCTTCTCACAGACTGCATACACCTTACACGATTCCACCACCACTATAGCTGAATATGTGTTGGAGGAAGCAGCTCAGCTATCACCTGCATTAGAAACAATTGATGTGAAAATGGAGACATCGCCGGAGAGTGGAGCAGAGGGGTCATTACCACAACAAATGCACTGGCGGCCATCTCCTAAGGAGAACAGTACTGCTTGTTCACCAGAGATGGTGCCTTCAGGGCATGAGAACTTGCAGCCTTTGCCATATCCTGCTTTTCTTCCTCAGGCTCAGACCCCAGATGTGGTTGCCACTGGGGCAGTCATAGGGGCATTGGACCAAATGCATCATCCAGCGCCTGTACTGGGGACAATTGAAGAGGGCACATCACCCATTCTGTCACCACCGTTGGAGAGCGGGTCATTGCCACAGCTAGAGCCACAGATGAATTCTGTTACAGCACATGTTGTGGACACCCCGATGCATGTACCTGCCACAGATTGTGTTGCAGTTAACTCAGAGGGAACAGTTCTGCCACTGCCTGCATTGCAGGCGATGGTTACAAACATGGACAGTGCAACTACATCGCTCCCGCGATTTGAGAATGGAGCAGAGGGGTCATTGCCCCAGCTAAGGCAGCAGTCATCTTCTCCAAATGTTCAGGCCGCACCTTGTTCATTGGACGCGGTGGAACTTCTGCCACCACCCCCACCTCCTTTCGTTAACAAAGGTTACTAATTGTCCATTTATTATTTTTTGGCTGCATTTCATGTATATTACAAAATTACCGTATATATTAGCTAGTAATTAATGGTCATCTATGGAGTTCTTGGCGGTGATAACGATTGGATATGAGTGCTGCACAATTAAGATATTAGTATATAAAGACATGAACACGATGAAAGGCTCCAATTTTTTTTCCATGCAATCCAGATTGGATCGGGTTCCACTATCAATCAGATAACGGAACAAACAAGGTCCATCGCGTCCACAGCGCAAAGCAGGCAACAAACGAAAAGGCCCCAGAGAAAACATCCTAAACCCTCAACCACACTGGTTCTCAAAAGGAGGCCAAACTGCTGCATGCACCGCTACCAGGGAGTTGGGGACTAAAACAAGACGCTAACGAAAACGAACACAGTTCTAGAGACACTCCAAAGGCCCCTATTCTCAACCCAAAAGGGGGAGAGAAACAAAAGGTTCGAAGCACACACAGGTGCACACAAAAAGCTTCCTCCAGGAGGCCAACCAAACTCATCTTGCTTCAGGCCATTTCATCGGCGTCTTCATCCATTGCATCCTTACATCTTCATCCTGTTGTCCTCCACCATCACCCAGCATGAGAGTGTCTCTTGCATTTGCCCTTGGACTGCTATCATGAGCCTCCAGTGCTGTTCATTGAAATTTATTATCGTATTTACTCGAAATGGTTACATGGTTGTGGATGTTTACATACATGTAACCTTGCCCTTTGAAAGTCAACGAAatgcagactaaggcatagcctagtggtgggaaggggctgatgccttcccacccacccaggttcaaggcatggtacttgcaatttggggttgttgcaccaattatactgtagggggttcccttacagtctttctatcaaaaaaagAAAAGTCAACGGAATGGTGGGGTTTGGTTGCCTAGCCTCCTTTGGTACCTGATCTGATAACAATCTTCAAATTCAACAAGGAAAACCCAGTTATACTATATTGTATATTTAAGAACAGCAATAGACAGAAGAAATTGTATTGCACACATGCACAATCCAGATTTAGGTGCATTCATCTTACATGTAATATCCATAAACGATAACAAACTTCTCATCTGGGCTGTTATAGTAGCAAACCACATGCAGTTCTGAATTAAAGAAGCCAACTGTACCTACATAGAAATCAAGGGTGGCAACCTTCGTAACAATGTTCGATATGTTAACTTTGTGCAGAAGTAGGTCAAATGGTGTGTGGAAGCTGCCGTGAACTTATTGCTTATCCTAGAGGTGCTGTTCATGTACAGTGTGCTGCCTGTCGGACAGTAAACCTAGTAGTGGAAGGTAAAAGCCCCCGGTTTCATTTTCTTGTCATTCATTTTGTTCCTGTATTTTTTTAAACTGCCAGGGAGGGTAAAAGCCCCCGGTTTCATTTTCACTCATTTTCTGTATTACCGATCCAACTTTTTCTTTGGTCATTGAACATCACGTCTTGTCTCTTATTCTTTATTTCCCATTACAATAGTTTTCAGGCTGCCCCTTTTCTCCTCAGTTCTTCTATCATGGTCTAGAACTTTATGGGGGTCCTCTATATCAACACTAGCTCACTTGACAGAGATTTGAGGATTCGAAGTTTCTACTCTGCTAGTTCTGGATGGCCATCGGCTCAAATATATCTCAATTAAATATCTTTTGAAACATGGACGCCCTTAATGTTTCATTTTATACAAAAAAATCTTGTAGCATGATTTTATCCATGTGCATTCTTACCCTCGCATGGGTGTTGAAACATAGCACCTTCTTATGCTTCCAAGGGTATCTTACCTTATATTTGTGTTGCAGCACATGAAGTTGGGAATGTACACTGTGGACGATGTGAGATATTGCTGATGTATCCTTTTGGGGCTCCTGCTGTTAAATGTTCTTTGTGTCTTTTTGTCACTGAAATTGGAGTAAGTGAACTATGAGTACTCATGTAATTTACTTGGCACACGatgcttatttgtgttatatttCCGAGCAAGGAAAATTTTgttgccactgaagaaaaaaaatagcACCAATTGTCTATGCATGCACCTGTGTGCCAGCTCCTTTAATAAACATGCCACCATCCCTGAATCCCAGCCAATATATGAAGTTTTTCTCTTCCTTTGTCTTTTATAATCAACCATAGCTTTGTTGTAGATATGATGCTTTTCTGCTCTAGATCTCCCTGTATACCTTCAGCTTTGACTGTCTGCGATCGTTATTATGTTCAGGCTTTCCTATCTGTAGGATTACAGCAATGTCAGTACACTCATTCTCTTCAATTTCCTTATTTTAGGAGCGAAACGTTCGTCCTCGGATATCAGTCGAGCAGGTTACACCTCACCAACAAGAGCTGGCTAACCAGGTCTAGGTGAAGTTAATCAATATTGGTCCTGTATACCTGGTTTACTGTAATCCCAAGAAACTTCCAACGCCATctataaaaaacaaaaggaaaactCGAAATGCTGTTATGGAAATTCTTGCAGTTTTTGGCATGGGCATTTTGATCTCCTGGAGATGTAAAAGTTCAAATCCAGCCTGTGGCGTGGGGATAAACAGAGGGAAAACAATACTAGTGTGCCTGAATCCTGGAgatgtttgttcactcatttcagtccgtatgtagtccacattgaaatatccaaaacatcttatatttgtgactGGAGAGAACATTTTGTCACTTTTAGTTGCTTCTGAACATGTGCAGCGATCATGCAAAGTTTGCTTGAAAGTTTGATCCGGAGTATTTATAGGGTAGTATTTTTATTCCCCAAAAGCAGAGCTGTAGGCAGCATTTAGGTGGTTAACACCTAAATTGGAGAGGACTTAAAATAAATAGTCAAAATAGGTGCTACTCCTTGTAATTGCAAATAACTGTTTCGTGAAAAAAATTGTCCATATCTGAACACAATTTGTTTATTTGTACAACACTTTGCAGTGCACACAATATTTGCCAACACATGTGCAGTTTTTTTACCTCCTAGATTTTTTCTTGAAGTGATTGAATCATTTCAATGCCCTTCTCTTCAACTTTCCCTAACTTGTTTTTAGAGGCTATACAGTAGGATCGAGGATGCATCTTTTACTACTGATTTTGTTTTGATAATCTAgcttgtactccctccatcccacaatataagatgtttttgcaaGCTAAAACGTCTCCAAAAGATTTTTTTTTTTTCTTGAAGTGTGAAAAACATTGCACATCATCTGAATATTTTCCTTAATTTCTATCAAGACAACACGTATGTTCTACCCCCCTCATGTACAGTACATCATCTAAATATTTTCATGAATTTCTATCAAGAcagcatgtactccctccatctgaAAATAAGTCTCAACTTTGTATTAACTTTAATACAAAATTGTACTAaaattgagacacttattttgagactAAGGGAGTATGTTCTATGCACATCATCTGAATATTTTCCTGAATTTCTATCAAGACAATATGTATGTTTTATCCCTCTATCCCACAATGTAAGATGTTTTTGCAAGCTAAATCTGTATCTTATATTATGAGCCGGAGGGAGTGCACGCTAGATTACCAAAACCAAGTCAGTACTAAAAGATGCATCCTCGGTCCTACTGTGTAGCCTCTAAAAACAAGTTAGGGGAAGTTGAAGAGAATGGCATAGAAATGATTCGATCATTCCACAgatttaattcttgtttcaaatTTTAACGAACTCTATTTTTGGACCTGAAATGGACATCTATTTTTTTGGACCTGAAACGGGCGTGTATTTTCAAACCGAGTGAGTAGTTTTTCGAACGGGAACTGAGGGAGTAGCTTTTTTTTGAGGGGTTAAGCCAGGGAGTAGTTTTTTATTCgtggcaaatttgacaaatttgacctatagtcgaaatcaaatcacagaatgaactgtccgtgaaactatttcacgcgacTGACCCT
The Aegilops tauschii subsp. strangulata cultivar AL8/78 chromosome 3, Aet v6.0, whole genome shotgun sequence genome window above contains:
- the LOC109742845 gene encoding uncharacterized protein; this translates as MLSSPEIGPPSENKPMISPPPFPSVPPPQETPQPTTADPLEPAQSDHAESTPPPHPGVTATSPEAYESTVSAPAHGKKREAGRPPSLSASPALEATKLEQHASPLPPPAAEAFPEAATTEASPSPSHQIVAASVAETPSPPTPSSPPASTAGALSDGSLADSAAMVSEEAGRLPAALESMDANLPTAPAPLTLPLKSEPEGLLPQQHRRPPWPTVLPGCENFEHSQPPSPRPPQVEAAHGLPDAAQTNAIAVTSEEPGAPSACKSDSEGSFEVAMHIPLSSPTEAEPCSPDVAPPGFEKFKFSWPPLPPPNLSVETAHSLLNPAVPEGVANPVPVLETMDTKAVAALNLPLPSSESGAEEPLWQPLLRSPSTITQAEPCSPDMPPPGFENFKLSCMPLSNENTYASSDVIATKAVAVTPEEAVLPVPTLEAIDVETDSACNLLPPLGSKLEGLLKQPLLRSTTPVAESPPCSPQIAPPGFESFRSSWQPLSTPPSGTAFIMPDAAVMPLPVTLEEAAGSPPALEAMDVDMNAIHPLTVPLESGVEGSLQEPQPRPPSPISQDVPSSPDMAPPGFENFKSSQLLLPSPVFSQTAYTLHDSTTTIAEYVLEEAAQLSPALETIDVKMETSPESGAEGSLPQQMHWRPSPKENSTACSPEMVPSGHENLQPLPYPAFLPQAQTPDVVATGAVIGALDQMHHPAPVLGTIEEGTSPILSPPLESGSLPQLEPQMNSVTAHVVDTPMHVPATDCVAVNSEGTVLPLPALQAMVTNMDSATTSLPRFENGAEGSLPQLRQQSSSPNVQAAPCSLDAVELLPPPPPPFVNKEVGQMVCGSCRELIAYPRGAVHVQCAACRTVNLVVEAHEVGNVHCGRCEILLMYPFGAPAVKCSLCLFVTEIGERNVRPRISVEQVTPHQQELANQV